A section of the Streptomyces sp. CG1 genome encodes:
- a CDS encoding VOC family protein — MSHIPVDKGGPLTPHQDLHSEQGALRGEHPGRARNPVIKVADLAWLEFEKPDLDRAEVFARDFGFAIAARTQHELWLRGTFAGSPCMVIRRGRASRFLGPAFRAAERADVDRLAAAVGHTVRDIDVPGGGRSVALFDPSGLPVRVVHCAEPLPALPEQPPLTLNTGTEPRRTNATQRPPREPSRIQRLGHVVLETRTFARTLDWYLDTLGMIVSDFLFLDGQRRRGPTMAFIRCDQGSLAVDHHTLALHLGPGTGYVHSAYQVTDLDAIAAGGEYLAERGYQRSWGIGRHIQGSQLFDYWRDPDRFMLEHFADGDLFSCDLEPGWAPMSASGLAQWGPPVTRDFLGTNPSPAKLREVMTALRDDNELDPARLLGLMKAMSS; from the coding sequence ATGTCCCACATCCCCGTTGACAAGGGCGGTCCTCTGACGCCCCACCAAGACCTCCACAGTGAGCAGGGCGCCCTGCGCGGAGAGCACCCCGGACGAGCCCGGAATCCCGTGATCAAGGTCGCGGACCTGGCCTGGCTGGAGTTCGAGAAGCCCGACCTGGACCGGGCCGAGGTGTTCGCCCGCGACTTCGGCTTCGCGATCGCCGCCCGCACCCAGCACGAGCTGTGGCTGCGCGGCACGTTCGCGGGCTCACCCTGCATGGTCATCCGGCGCGGGCGTGCCTCCCGCTTCCTCGGACCGGCGTTCCGCGCGGCCGAGCGGGCCGATGTCGACCGGCTGGCCGCCGCCGTCGGCCACACCGTCCGGGACATCGACGTCCCCGGCGGCGGCCGGTCCGTCGCCCTGTTCGACCCCTCGGGCCTGCCGGTCCGGGTCGTGCACTGCGCCGAACCGCTGCCCGCGCTGCCCGAGCAGCCGCCGCTGACCCTCAACACCGGCACCGAACCCCGCCGTACGAACGCCACCCAGCGACCGCCCCGCGAGCCGTCTCGCATTCAGCGCCTCGGCCATGTGGTGCTGGAGACACGGACGTTCGCCCGCACCCTGGACTGGTACCTGGACACCCTCGGGATGATCGTCTCCGACTTCCTGTTCCTGGACGGACAGCGCCGGCGCGGGCCGACCATGGCGTTCATCCGCTGCGACCAGGGCAGCCTGGCCGTCGATCACCACACGCTGGCCCTGCACCTGGGGCCCGGAACCGGATACGTCCACTCGGCCTACCAGGTCACCGACCTCGACGCGATCGCGGCCGGCGGCGAGTACCTCGCCGAGCGCGGCTACCAGCGCAGCTGGGGAATCGGCCGACACATCCAGGGCAGCCAGCTCTTCGACTACTGGCGCGACCCCGACCGCTTCATGCTGGAGCACTTCGCCGACGGCGACCTGTTCTCCTGCGACCTCGAACCCGGATGGGCACCGATGTCGGCGAGCGGCCTGGCCCAGTGGGGCCCGCCCGTCACCCGCGACTTCCTGGGCACCAACCCCTCCCCCGCCAAGCTCCGCGAGGTCATGACGGCCCTGCGCGACGACAACGAACTCGACCCCGCACGCCTGCTGGGCCTGATGAAAGCGATGAGCTCATGA
- a CDS encoding TetR/AcrR family transcriptional regulator, producing MPLTEAGIYAAALRLIDEDGVEALTMRKLATELDANPMSLYHHVPNKEAVLRGVTRMVGAQFRTVTLENAPWQERIRLLATDFRTLAHRHPELMAYSFSHQPDFIQPDDPFWTALTAIVAAAGVAQSEVSEIAALMVAVVVGVLGAELNGSLQQWASLEFPGAAAGADEATDAGRAPDQDHMFRLVIDTLIMGLEGRLAAGRNGQGAGR from the coding sequence GTGCCTCTGACCGAGGCCGGGATCTATGCCGCCGCCCTGCGGCTCATCGACGAGGACGGCGTCGAGGCGCTCACCATGCGCAAACTCGCCACCGAGCTCGACGCGAACCCGATGTCGCTGTACCACCACGTGCCGAACAAGGAAGCAGTGCTGCGCGGCGTGACGAGAATGGTCGGGGCCCAGTTCCGCACCGTGACACTCGAAAACGCCCCTTGGCAGGAGCGCATCCGCCTGCTCGCCACAGACTTCCGGACCCTGGCGCACCGTCACCCCGAGCTGATGGCCTACTCGTTCAGCCACCAGCCGGACTTCATCCAGCCTGACGACCCGTTCTGGACCGCGCTCACCGCCATCGTGGCCGCTGCCGGGGTGGCGCAGTCGGAGGTCTCGGAGATCGCCGCTCTCATGGTCGCCGTCGTCGTCGGTGTCCTCGGCGCCGAACTCAACGGCTCGCTCCAGCAGTGGGCGAGCCTCGAGTTCCCCGGTGCCGCTGCCGGCGCGGACGAGGCCACGGACGCAGGCCGTGCCCCTGATCAGGACCACATGTTCCGGCTGGTGATCGACACGCTCATCATGGGCCTGGAGGGCCGGCTCGCCGCCGGTCGTAACGGCCAGGGCGCCGGCCGCTGA
- a CDS encoding zinc-binding dehydrogenase: MDTMLAGRFHLDSKKFAVEEVPIPVPGPGEVLIEVKAAGVCLSDVHLLDGSLVPLFATSDTVTVGHEVSGVIHTLGPDLKRGLTAGTRVTLEAGKTCGRCAGCVRRRPCTQMLTAGIDYDGGWAEYVIAREDTLIPIPDSLPFDQAAIIPDAVSTPYAAVVATAGVRPAQSVGVWGVGGVGAHNVRLARLVGAAPIIAVDPLPSARERALAFGADYALDPAAPDFADQVRVATDGRGLDFAFDCAGVPVVREQAASALGLGGSLILVGITPRPLTITEGLTFNYLQKQVRGHYGGFPESVSELVRLTAAGRLDLAPSITDHIPLIDAADAVSRLENKIGDPIRLILVP, translated from the coding sequence ATGGACACCATGCTCGCCGGACGCTTCCACCTGGACAGCAAGAAGTTCGCCGTGGAGGAGGTCCCCATCCCCGTGCCCGGCCCGGGCGAGGTCCTCATCGAGGTCAAGGCCGCCGGCGTCTGCCTCTCCGACGTCCACCTTCTCGACGGCTCCCTCGTCCCCCTCTTCGCCACCTCCGACACGGTCACCGTCGGCCACGAGGTCTCCGGTGTGATCCACACCCTCGGCCCCGACCTCAAGCGCGGCCTGACCGCCGGCACCCGCGTCACCCTGGAGGCCGGCAAGACCTGCGGCCGGTGCGCCGGCTGCGTGCGCCGCCGTCCCTGCACCCAGATGCTCACCGCCGGCATCGACTACGACGGCGGCTGGGCCGAGTACGTGATCGCCCGCGAGGACACCCTCATCCCCATCCCCGACAGCCTCCCCTTCGACCAGGCCGCGATCATCCCCGACGCGGTCTCCACCCCCTACGCCGCTGTCGTCGCCACCGCGGGCGTCCGTCCCGCACAGTCCGTCGGCGTCTGGGGAGTGGGCGGAGTCGGCGCGCACAACGTACGCCTCGCCCGCCTGGTCGGCGCCGCCCCGATCATCGCCGTCGACCCGCTGCCCAGCGCCCGCGAGCGCGCCCTGGCCTTCGGCGCGGACTACGCCCTGGACCCGGCAGCCCCCGACTTCGCCGACCAGGTCCGCGTGGCCACCGATGGACGGGGCCTGGACTTCGCCTTCGACTGCGCCGGCGTACCCGTCGTCCGCGAGCAGGCCGCCTCCGCGCTCGGCCTGGGCGGCTCCCTGATCCTGGTGGGCATCACCCCCAGGCCGCTCACCATCACCGAGGGACTGACCTTCAACTACCTGCAGAAGCAGGTGCGCGGTCACTACGGCGGCTTCCCGGAGTCCGTCTCCGAGCTCGTGCGGCTGACCGCGGCCGGCCGCCTCGACCTGGCCCCCTCCATCACGGACCACATCCCCCTCATCGACGCGGCCGACGCGGTCAGCCGTCTGGAGAACAAGATCGGCGACCCGATCCGCCTCATCCTGGTCCCCTGA
- a CDS encoding TetR/AcrR family transcriptional regulator has translation MQTTDALGRTPRRSDARSNRRRILAIARQRLRDDPDASLDSIAQAAGVARRTIYGHFSSREALVAELTQEADQVLRQAFATAGTPGVDPLEAMTRMVLSGWAVRDQYRTLISLGRRHLGDEAIRATLAPVRDEAVATLRRGQRQGVFADHVPAPVLAQALEALMLALAEENAASAWADPTNEAAATAFLVAAGVAPQAAALQVRDVVSEAAVSRGRAAGAG, from the coding sequence ATGCAGACGACCGACGCCCTGGGCCGCACTCCGCGGCGCAGCGATGCTCGCTCGAATCGCAGACGCATTCTCGCGATCGCTCGGCAGAGACTGCGGGACGACCCCGACGCGAGTCTCGACAGCATCGCTCAGGCGGCCGGCGTCGCCCGGCGCACCATCTACGGACACTTCTCCAGCCGGGAGGCGCTGGTCGCCGAGCTGACGCAGGAGGCGGACCAAGTACTCCGGCAGGCGTTCGCCACAGCCGGTACCCCGGGTGTCGATCCGCTCGAGGCGATGACGCGGATGGTCCTGTCGGGATGGGCGGTGCGCGACCAGTACCGCACGCTGATCTCCTTGGGGCGACGCCACCTCGGCGATGAGGCGATCCGCGCCACCCTGGCACCAGTCCGCGACGAGGCCGTCGCGACCCTACGACGCGGTCAGCGCCAAGGCGTGTTCGCGGACCATGTCCCAGCGCCCGTCCTGGCTCAGGCGCTGGAAGCACTGATGCTGGCCCTCGCCGAGGAGAACGCCGCGAGCGCGTGGGCGGACCCCACGAATGAGGCCGCGGCCACCGCGTTCCTCGTCGCCGCCGGCGTGGCACCGCAGGCGGCAGCGCTGCAGGTGCGGGACGTCGTGAGTGAGGCAGCTGTCAGTCGAGGCCGGGCAGCAGGCGCCGGGTGA
- a CDS encoding bifunctional cytochrome P450/NADPH--P450 reductase encodes MTTHSANDLHPIRSPRGIPLLGHTPQIPDTNPVEYFNGLSKRFPEGIYGMDIAGIEQVFVYDPDLVAEVCDETRFFKQIEKTPLSHVRDYTGAGLFTAHQHEEEWAMAHRILLPAFSQRAMKTYFGQMLEIAQNLVGKWESREGQPVAITDDYTRLTLDTIALSGFGYRFQSFDKEALHPFLNSLLEALIESMRRSQELPMMTKLRKADDRKYRANIQLMRDLVESVIKERREGKGTGEEDLLGLMLEATDPETGKLLADDNVRDQVVTFLIAGHETTSGLLSFATYSLMRNPHVLTQAYAEVDRLLPGDTVPDYDTIMQLDVIPRVLEETLRLWAPIPLIAKAPIDDTVIGDRYELKKGTRANILMGALHSHPKAWDRPEEFDIDRWLPENRAQQHPHAYKPFGNGVRACIGRQFALTEARLALALVLQKFRFSDTTDYKMDVREALTRKPGDFQLVVRRRQEHQRTVFGAADLQTGDTQAQAAVSGVGVNLTVAYGSSLGSCEDLARTIADRGERSGFGTTLVSLDELGDNLPSEGLLVVVAASYNGKAPDNAQRFDDLLAAGLPEGSLSNVRFALLGAGNTQWVATYQAFPKRITEGLLAAGATPVVERGIADAAGDFDGMASRWMDTLWATLAEEYAADTSEASGPRYQVQLLTESDVRPAIVSEQAYPLTVVANEELVTDATGLWDFSIEPPRPSAKSITVELPEGVTYDTGNHLAVFAKNELALVERALRRLGVEYGQVLRLDQPGGGRTHLPVGTPVTAGILLTEFLELQDVATRSQIQTLAEYTECPWTRPQLQAYTADTQEAEERYSKEILGKRISVLGLLERFPAVELPLAVFLEMMGPIRPRFYSISSAPSANPRHVRLTVGLLEGPALSGDGQYRGTCSAYIAGLEPGDVVYGYVRVPSPTFAPPADPATPLILIGPGTGIAPLRGFLEERATQHANGTQVGLSQVFVGCRHPEHDYFYKQEMQDWEQAGIAQVHTAYSAVTGHPARFVQNAIAHAADTVWQAIEDGAYIYVCGDGRRMAPAVREALAAIHRQKTGSDDERAQQWLAQLEADERYQQDVFA; translated from the coding sequence ATGACCACGCACTCCGCGAACGACCTTCACCCCATCCGGTCCCCGCGCGGGATCCCGCTGCTCGGCCACACGCCGCAGATCCCCGACACCAACCCGGTGGAGTACTTCAACGGGCTGTCCAAGCGGTTCCCCGAGGGCATCTACGGCATGGACATCGCCGGCATCGAGCAGGTCTTCGTCTACGACCCTGACCTGGTGGCCGAAGTCTGCGACGAGACGCGGTTCTTCAAGCAGATCGAGAAGACGCCGCTGAGCCATGTGCGGGACTACACGGGGGCGGGCCTGTTCACGGCCCACCAGCACGAAGAGGAATGGGCCATGGCCCACCGGATCCTGCTGCCGGCCTTCAGCCAGCGGGCCATGAAGACCTACTTCGGTCAGATGCTGGAGATCGCCCAGAACCTGGTCGGCAAGTGGGAGAGCCGGGAGGGTCAGCCGGTCGCCATCACCGACGACTACACCCGGCTCACCCTGGACACCATCGCCCTGTCCGGCTTCGGCTACCGCTTCCAGTCCTTCGACAAGGAGGCGCTGCACCCCTTCCTCAACTCGCTGCTGGAGGCGCTGATCGAGTCGATGCGGCGCTCCCAGGAGCTGCCGATGATGACCAAGCTCCGCAAGGCGGACGACAGGAAGTACCGCGCGAACATCCAGCTGATGCGCGACCTGGTCGAGAGCGTGATCAAGGAGCGCCGCGAGGGGAAGGGCACCGGCGAGGAGGACCTGCTCGGCCTGATGCTGGAGGCCACCGACCCGGAGACCGGCAAGCTGCTGGCGGACGACAACGTCCGCGACCAGGTGGTGACCTTCCTGATCGCCGGTCACGAGACCACCAGTGGCCTGCTGTCGTTCGCCACGTACTCGCTGATGCGCAACCCGCACGTGCTGACGCAGGCGTACGCCGAGGTCGACCGCTTGCTGCCCGGTGACACGGTCCCGGACTACGACACGATCATGCAACTCGACGTGATCCCGCGGGTCCTGGAGGAGACCCTGCGGCTGTGGGCTCCCATCCCCCTGATCGCCAAGGCGCCCATCGACGACACCGTCATCGGCGACCGGTACGAGCTGAAGAAGGGAACCAGGGCCAACATCCTCATGGGCGCCCTGCACTCCCACCCCAAGGCGTGGGACCGGCCGGAGGAGTTCGACATCGACCGGTGGCTGCCGGAGAACCGGGCCCAGCAGCACCCGCACGCCTACAAGCCGTTCGGCAACGGTGTGCGTGCCTGCATCGGCCGGCAGTTCGCGCTCACCGAGGCCCGCCTGGCCCTGGCGCTGGTGCTGCAGAAGTTCAGGTTCTCCGACACCACCGACTACAAGATGGACGTCCGCGAGGCGCTGACGCGCAAGCCCGGCGACTTCCAGTTGGTCGTCCGCCGTCGTCAGGAGCACCAGCGGACCGTTTTCGGCGCCGCGGACCTGCAGACCGGCGACACGCAGGCGCAGGCAGCGGTCAGCGGTGTCGGTGTGAACCTGACCGTCGCCTACGGCTCCAGCCTCGGCTCCTGCGAGGACCTGGCGCGCACCATTGCCGACCGGGGTGAGCGTTCCGGGTTCGGCACCACGCTGGTGAGCCTGGACGAGCTGGGCGACAACCTGCCCTCCGAGGGTCTGCTCGTCGTCGTAGCCGCCAGCTACAACGGCAAGGCCCCCGACAACGCCCAGCGCTTCGACGACCTGCTGGCCGCCGGCCTGCCCGAGGGCTCGCTGTCCAACGTGCGGTTCGCGCTGCTGGGCGCGGGCAACACCCAGTGGGTGGCCACCTACCAGGCATTCCCCAAGCGGATCACGGAAGGTCTGCTGGCCGCCGGCGCCACGCCCGTCGTCGAGCGCGGCATCGCGGACGCCGCCGGTGACTTCGACGGCATGGCGAGTCGCTGGATGGACACCCTGTGGGCCACTCTGGCCGAGGAGTACGCCGCCGACACCTCCGAGGCGAGCGGCCCGCGTTACCAGGTCCAGCTGCTCACCGAGTCCGACGTGCGCCCCGCCATCGTCTCCGAGCAGGCGTACCCGCTCACGGTGGTGGCCAACGAGGAGCTCGTGACCGACGCGACCGGCCTGTGGGACTTCAGCATCGAGCCGCCGCGCCCGTCCGCGAAGTCCATCACCGTCGAGCTGCCCGAGGGTGTCACCTACGACACCGGCAACCACCTGGCCGTCTTCGCCAAGAACGAACTCGCCCTGGTGGAGCGCGCGCTGAGGCGGCTCGGTGTCGAGTACGGCCAGGTGCTCCGGCTCGACCAGCCCGGCGGCGGCCGGACGCACCTGCCGGTCGGCACCCCGGTCACCGCCGGCATCCTGCTCACCGAGTTCCTGGAGCTGCAGGACGTGGCCACCCGGTCCCAGATCCAGACGCTGGCCGAGTACACCGAGTGCCCGTGGACCCGGCCGCAGCTCCAGGCGTACACCGCCGACACCCAGGAGGCCGAGGAGCGCTACAGCAAGGAGATCCTCGGCAAGCGCATCTCCGTCCTGGGCCTGCTGGAGCGCTTCCCGGCTGTCGAGCTGCCGCTGGCGGTTTTCCTGGAGATGATGGGCCCCATCCGGCCGCGCTTCTACTCCATCTCCTCCGCCCCGTCCGCCAACCCGCGCCACGTCCGCCTGACCGTCGGCCTGCTGGAGGGTCCGGCCCTGTCCGGCGACGGCCAGTACCGCGGCACCTGCTCCGCCTACATCGCCGGCCTCGAGCCCGGAGACGTCGTCTACGGCTACGTCCGCGTGCCCTCCCCGACGTTCGCCCCGCCGGCCGACCCCGCCACGCCGCTGATCCTCATCGGCCCCGGCACCGGCATCGCGCCGCTGCGCGGCTTCCTGGAGGAGCGGGCGACACAGCACGCGAACGGCACCCAGGTGGGCCTGTCCCAGGTGTTCGTCGGCTGCCGCCACCCGGAGCACGACTACTTCTACAAGCAGGAGATGCAGGACTGGGAGCAGGCCGGCATCGCCCAGGTGCACACCGCCTATTCCGCGGTGACCGGCCACCCGGCCCGGTTCGTGCAGAACGCCATCGCCCATGCCGCCGACACGGTGTGGCAGGCCATCGAGGACGGCGCGTACATCTACGTCTGCGGTGACGGCCGCCGCATGGCCCCCGCCGTCCGCGAGGCACTCGCCGCCATCCACCGCCAGAAGACCGGCAGCGACGACGAGAGGGCCCAGCAGTGGCTCGCCCAGCTGGAGGCGGACGAGCGCTACCAGCAGGACGTCTTCGCCTGA
- a CDS encoding MerR family transcriptional regulator codes for MPPASPRPVDNLDDDDYPAYTMGRAAEMLGTTPAFLRALGEHRLITPLRSEGGHRRYSRYQLRIAARARELVDQGTPIEAACRIVILEDQLEEAQRINEQLRTQSRESQPKTSA; via the coding sequence ATGCCCCCTGCCAGTCCCCGGCCCGTCGACAACCTCGACGATGATGACTACCCCGCCTACACCATGGGCCGGGCCGCCGAGATGCTCGGTACCACCCCCGCCTTCCTCCGCGCCCTTGGCGAACACCGCCTGATCACCCCCTTGCGCTCCGAGGGCGGCCACCGCCGCTACTCCCGCTACCAGCTGCGCATCGCCGCCCGCGCCCGTGAACTCGTCGACCAGGGCACCCCCATCGAGGCCGCCTGCCGCATCGTCATCCTCGAAGACCAGCTCGAAGAAGCCCAGCGCATCAACGAGCAACTGCGCACACAAAGCCGCGAGTCGCAGCCGAAGACCTCGGCCTGA
- a CDS encoding TetR/AcrR family transcriptional regulator, whose product MPTSAPPKNRFERRRAETRQALVRAARQILAETGDTSASIQAIAARADVGFGSFYNHFESKTELFDAAVSDALEEFGQVIDARVEGIDDPAELVAAGFRLTARMADSHPELLRILRDRGLSHIHSDSGLSPRALRDLEIGIASGRFTCDNATTALSALGGTLLSLVALRLDRPDLDGDEAASDLAEMVLRMLGVAPDDAHEVTRRLLPGLD is encoded by the coding sequence ATGCCGACGTCAGCCCCGCCCAAGAACCGCTTCGAGCGGCGCCGCGCCGAGACCCGTCAGGCGCTCGTCCGTGCGGCCCGGCAGATCCTCGCGGAGACCGGGGACACCAGCGCCAGCATCCAGGCCATCGCCGCGCGCGCAGATGTCGGTTTCGGATCCTTCTACAACCACTTCGAGTCGAAGACGGAGCTGTTCGACGCCGCGGTGTCGGACGCCCTGGAGGAGTTCGGGCAGGTCATCGATGCGCGCGTGGAAGGCATCGACGACCCGGCCGAGCTGGTCGCGGCCGGTTTCCGGCTCACTGCCCGGATGGCGGACTCCCATCCGGAACTCCTGCGGATCCTGCGTGACCGCGGCCTGTCCCACATCCACTCGGACAGCGGTCTCTCGCCGCGCGCTCTGCGCGACCTGGAGATCGGCATCGCGTCGGGCCGCTTCACCTGCGACAACGCGACCACCGCTCTGTCCGCCCTGGGCGGCACCCTGCTGTCCCTCGTGGCTCTCAGGCTGGACCGCCCGGACCTCGACGGCGACGAGGCCGCCTCCGACCTGGCCGAGATGGTCCTGCGCATGCTCGGTGTCGCCCCGGACGACGCCCATGAGGTCACCCGGCGCCTGCTGCCCGGCCTCGACTGA
- a CDS encoding fumarylacetoacetate hydrolase family protein — protein sequence MSTNVLRTPDGWWAVRNERAVRIQTKAVTTAELLADRAAVREAAASGESGTPVADLVALPPVTTPCRVVAQMVNYRSHAKDSGFTGDIPPTFFRKASGSVSGPHEAIVRPAHVRFLDYEVELGLVMGATLPVGTVVEETDLPHYVAGLVLTNDVSARDVQLTKTQFYESKSYPTFTPTGPYLALLEPEDFARLIDLRLRLSVNGVPRQDRTLADMIVRPAQALTLLARFQTLDPGDLLLTGTPGGTALKAPSKPVEKIAALLPPALKWKAFFNGQAKNPRYLRDGDLVTATIATPDGRIDLGEQRTAVADAT from the coding sequence ATGAGCACCAACGTGCTGCGCACCCCCGACGGCTGGTGGGCCGTCCGAAACGAGCGCGCCGTCCGCATCCAGACCAAGGCGGTCACCACCGCCGAACTGCTCGCCGACCGGGCCGCCGTGCGGGAGGCCGCCGCATCCGGCGAGAGCGGCACACCCGTCGCCGACCTGGTGGCACTGCCCCCGGTCACCACCCCCTGCCGTGTGGTCGCCCAGATGGTCAACTACCGCAGCCACGCCAAGGATTCCGGGTTCACCGGCGACATCCCGCCCACCTTCTTCCGTAAGGCATCCGGCTCGGTCAGCGGTCCGCACGAGGCGATCGTCCGCCCGGCGCACGTGAGGTTCCTCGACTACGAGGTGGAACTCGGCCTCGTCATGGGCGCGACCCTGCCGGTGGGCACCGTCGTCGAGGAGACGGACCTGCCGCACTACGTCGCCGGGCTCGTCCTCACCAACGACGTCAGCGCCCGTGACGTGCAGCTGACCAAGACGCAGTTCTACGAGAGCAAGTCCTACCCGACCTTCACCCCGACGGGGCCGTATCTGGCCCTGCTGGAGCCCGAGGACTTCGCCCGTCTGATCGACCTGCGGCTTCGGCTGTCGGTCAACGGCGTGCCGCGCCAGGACCGCACTCTCGCCGACATGATCGTGCGGCCCGCGCAGGCGCTCACCCTGCTGGCCCGCTTCCAGACCCTCGACCCGGGCGACCTGCTGCTCACCGGCACTCCTGGCGGCACGGCCCTGAAGGCTCCGTCCAAGCCGGTCGAGAAGATCGCCGCGCTGCTGCCGCCCGCGCTGAAGTGGAAGGCGTTCTTCAACGGCCAGGCCAAGAACCCCCGGTATCTGCGCGACGGTGACCTCGTCACCGCCACGATCGCCACCCCCGACGGGCGCATCGACCTGGGCGAGCAGCGGACCGCTGTGGCGGACGCGACGTGA
- a CDS encoding bifunctional 3-(3-hydroxy-phenyl)propionate/3-hydroxycinnamic acid hydroxylase, protein MSAASRRPVVIIGAGPVGVTAALLLARHGVRSLVLERHRDVYPLPRAVVVDDEVRRILQSVGIHEEFAALARPARGLRLLNAQHRVIAEFARSRHGKHGFPQTSMFDQPDLERLLRAALTRRPECELWGGVEVVSVSQGTEGAAPVRVTFRRDGSDEDEHVWADAVLGCDGAGSLTRDAVGAVWEDLHFEESWRVIDVRTSRPVRTWEGVDQICCPTQPATFMRLSEDRYRWEFRLADDEALDGPEGLERLRELVAPWVDVPSGVSRSDDFEVIRQAQYTFRARLADRWRRGRVFLLGDAAHLTPPFIGQGLCAGLRDAHNLTWKLARVLRQGADDGLLDTYERERKPHARCLIRVAVAVGWAMTGGQDRAAALRRAAVATACRVPGVTSAVSRDLSPALSAGPLVRRRPGLIGRGLPGTFCPQPWVIADGRRVRLDDILGDSFAVVTAVPPTPRMTAVATALDAPTLHVGDLGDDGTLAAWLARGRADAALLRPDRVVMDTVPAGTGHFPDTAAWASLLYTARRTADARSVPLPRSTAP, encoded by the coding sequence GTGAGCGCCGCATCCCGGAGACCGGTGGTGATCATCGGTGCGGGGCCCGTGGGAGTCACGGCCGCGCTCCTGCTCGCCCGGCACGGAGTGCGCAGCCTCGTCCTGGAACGCCACCGGGACGTCTACCCCCTGCCGCGCGCCGTCGTCGTGGACGACGAGGTCCGCCGGATCCTGCAGAGCGTCGGCATCCACGAGGAGTTCGCCGCCCTCGCACGTCCGGCACGCGGGCTGCGGCTGCTGAACGCCCAACACCGTGTGATCGCCGAATTCGCACGATCCCGGCACGGGAAGCATGGCTTCCCTCAGACCAGCATGTTCGACCAGCCCGACCTGGAACGCCTGCTGCGCGCCGCCCTGACGCGCCGCCCCGAGTGTGAACTGTGGGGCGGGGTGGAGGTCGTGTCCGTCAGCCAGGGCACCGAGGGGGCGGCTCCGGTCCGGGTCACCTTCCGCCGCGACGGCAGCGACGAGGACGAGCACGTCTGGGCGGATGCCGTCCTCGGCTGCGACGGCGCGGGCAGTCTCACCCGTGACGCCGTCGGCGCCGTATGGGAGGACCTGCACTTCGAGGAGAGCTGGCGGGTCATCGACGTGCGCACCAGCCGCCCGGTCCGCACCTGGGAAGGCGTGGACCAGATCTGCTGCCCCACCCAGCCCGCCACCTTCATGCGCCTCAGCGAGGACCGCTACCGCTGGGAGTTCCGGCTGGCCGACGACGAGGCCCTGGACGGCCCGGAGGGACTGGAGCGCCTGCGTGAGCTGGTCGCCCCCTGGGTGGACGTGCCCTCCGGCGTCTCGCGGAGCGACGACTTCGAGGTGATCCGGCAGGCGCAGTACACGTTCCGGGCCCGCCTGGCCGACCGGTGGCGCCGTGGACGCGTCTTCCTGCTGGGCGACGCGGCCCACCTCACCCCGCCCTTCATCGGGCAGGGGCTGTGCGCGGGCCTGCGCGACGCCCACAACCTGACCTGGAAGCTCGCCCGTGTTCTCCGACAGGGTGCGGACGACGGGCTGTTGGACACCTACGAGCGCGAGCGCAAGCCGCACGCCCGCTGCCTGATCCGGGTCGCGGTCGCCGTCGGCTGGGCCATGACCGGTGGACAGGACCGCGCCGCGGCGCTCCGCCGGGCCGCCGTCGCCACGGCCTGCCGCGTTCCCGGGGTGACCTCGGCGGTGAGCCGTGACCTCAGCCCCGCGCTGTCCGCCGGCCCGCTCGTCCGGCGCCGCCCCGGGCTCATTGGGCGTGGGCTGCCCGGCACCTTCTGTCCGCAGCCCTGGGTGATCGCCGACGGCAGGCGAGTCCGCCTGGACGACATCCTCGGAGACTCCTTCGCCGTCGTGACCGCTGTGCCGCCCACCCCGCGGATGACGGCCGTGGCCACGGCGCTGGACGCACCCACGCTCCACGTCGGCGACCTGGGCGACGACGGCACGCTGGCCGCCTGGCTGGCGCGCGGCCGGGCCGACGCCGCCCTGCTGCGCCCCGACCGTGTCGTGATGGACACCGTCCCTGCCGGCACCGGCCACTTCCCGGACACCGCCGCCTGGGCTTCCCTGCTGTACACGGCCCGCCGTACCGCCGATGCCCGGTCCGTCCCGCTGCCGAGGAGCACCGCACCATGA